One region of Erwinia tracheiphila genomic DNA includes:
- a CDS encoding FAD-dependent oxidoreductase, whose product MIGDNSSIGIILNRYNISSYLKYNKLINPNIRKKFFWRESNLSQHKYNKWLFNSIEYRRIVSAASRLFNDNIECIQTCTALMDIMPDENPIIDIIDNDHILIATGFSGSGLTIAPAVGIILSEIITGDRSKFNVINKHRHFSISRFLT is encoded by the coding sequence ATGATAGGAGATAATTCCAGTATCGGGATTATATTAAATAGATATAATATATCTTCATATTTAAAGTATAATAAATTAATAAACCCCAACATAAGAAAAAAGTTCTTCTGGAGAGAAAGCAATCTCTCACAACATAAATATAATAAATGGTTATTCAATTCTATTGAATATAGGAGAATTGTTTCCGCAGCCAGCAGGCTGTTTAACGACAATATAGAATGCATCCAGACATGCACAGCTCTAATGGATATTATGCCAGACGAAAATCCAATAATAGACATTATTGATAATGACCACATATTAATTGCAACAGGATTTTCAGGTTCAGGGTTAACAATAGCTCCGGCAGTAGGTATTATATTATCTGAAATAATCACAGGTGATCGGTCGAAATTTAATGTGATTAATAAACATAGACATTTCTCGATTTCAAGATTTTTAACATAA
- a CDS encoding IS1 family transposase (programmed frameshift), with the protein MAKVDAVCPQCNETHAVRCNGHSASGAQRYICKHCSKTFQLNFSYSGAKPDTHQTIVNMAMNGSGCRDTARVPGISLNTVLRHGKKISPKQVAENIDPETEVVICCEAGEQWSYVRCKSNPRWLFYAYDRIRKRALAHVFGPRNAPTLRRLLALLSKFNLAFYMTDAWPVYKVLLSATGHVVSKKYTQRTERHNLNLRTHIKRLTRRTICFSKSEEMHDKIIGWYLTLHHYQ; encoded by the exons ATGGCTAAAGTTGATGCCGTCTGCCCTCAGTGCAATGAAACTCATGCTGTACGATGTAACGGACATTCAGCATCCGGTGCCCAACGTTACATCTGCAAGCATTGTTCAAAGACCTTTCAGCTCAACTTTAGCTACTCCGGTGCCAAACCAGACACACACCAGACCATTGTTAATATGGCCATGAATGGTTCCGGATGTCGCGATACCGCACGGGTCCCCGGTATCAGCCTCAATACGGTTCTGCGGCACG GTAAAAAAATTTCCCCAAAGCAGGTAGCTGAGAATATCGACCCCGAAACGGAGGTTGTTATCTGCTGTGAAGCCGGTGAACAATGGTCTTACGTGCGGTGTAAAAGCAATCCCCGGTGGTTGTTCTATGCTTATGACCGTATCCGCAAACGTGCTCTGGCCCACGTCTTCGGCCCGAGAAATGCCCCGACCCTGCGACGATTGCTGGCCCTGTTAAGCAAATTTAACCTTGCCTTTTATATGACAGATGCCTGGCCGGTTTATAAAGTTCTGTTAAGTGCAACAGGCCACGTGGTGAGCAAGAAATATACCCAACGGACAGAACGACATAATCTTAATCTTCGCACACATATCAAACGACTGACCCGCAGAACAATTTGCTTTTCGAAGTCAGAGGAAATGCATGATAAGATCATCGGTTGGTATCTTACTCTTCATCATTATCAATAA